One part of the Trichoplusia ni isolate ovarian cell line Hi5 chromosome 2, tn1, whole genome shotgun sequence genome encodes these proteins:
- the LOC113508339 gene encoding carbonic anhydrase-related protein 10 isoform X2: MHSLLGAAVVSALLQILLSYTAVSGVSWEEWWTYDGISGPAFWGLINPEWSLCNKGRRQSPVNLEPDKLLFDPNLRFLHIDKHRINGLISNTGHSVIFTVENETRHHINITGGPLSYKYQFHEIHIHYGLHDQFGSEHAINGYSFPAEIQIFGFNSQLYSNFSEALHKAQGIVSISLLLQLGDLSNPELRVLTEELENIKYGGAEMPVNKLSVRGLLPDTDYYMTYDGSTTAPACYETVTWIIVNKPIYITKQQATDARRRAAPESSPRQQLQAASAAPPPSREDQHRLRSQQVSREDLS, translated from the exons ATGCACAGCCTCCTTGGAGCGGCTGTAGTGTCGGCATTACTGCAGATACTGCTTTCCTATACCG CCGTAAGCGGCGTCAGCTGGGAGGAATGGTGGACCTACGACGGCATTTCAG GTCCAGCATTCTGGGGGCTGATCAATCCAGAATGGTCGCTATGCAACAAAGGCCGGCGACAATCGCCGGTCAACTTGGAACCAGATAAGCTGCTGTTCGACCCCAACCTACGATTTTTACACATAGATAAACATAGG ataaACGGTTTAATAAGCAACACGGGTCACTCGGTGATCTTCACCGTGGAGAACGAGACACGTCATCACATCAACATCACCGGCGGTCCTCTCTCCTACAAGTACCAGTTCCATGAGATTCACATACACTACGGCCTGCACGACCAGTTCGGATCCGAACATGCCATCAATGGATACTCCTTCCCAGCtgag ATTCAAATATTCGGTTTTAATTCTCAGCTGTATTCAAACTTCTCCGAAGCCCTACACAAAGCTCAAGGAATTGTTTCAATATCGCTATTGTTACag CTCGGTGACTTATCAAACCCAGAACTAAGAGTATTGACGGAAGAattagaaaacataaaatacggaG GTGCAGAAATGCCGGTTAATAAGTTGTCGGTGCGAGGGTTGCTCCCGGACACAGATTACTACATGACGTATGACGGGTCGACCACAGCCCCGGCGTGCTATGAAACTGTAACGTGGATTATCGTCAACAAACCTATTTACATCACTAAACAACAG GCGACTGATGCAAGGCGACGCGCGGCACCCGAAAGCTCCCCTCGGCAACAACTTCAGGCCGCCTCAGCCGCTCCACCACCGAGCCGTGAGGACCAACATCGACTTCGATCTCAGCAAG tatccCGGGAAGACCTGTCCTAG
- the LOC113508339 gene encoding carbonic anhydrase-related protein 10 isoform X1, giving the protein MHSLLGAAVVSALLQILLSYTAVSGVSWEEWWTYDGISGPAFWGLINPEWSLCNKGRRQSPVNLEPDKLLFDPNLRFLHIDKHRINGLISNTGHSVIFTVENETRHHINITGGPLSYKYQFHEIHIHYGLHDQFGSEHAINGYSFPAEIQIFGFNSQLYSNFSEALHKAQGIVSISLLLQLGDLSNPELRVLTEELENIKYGGAEMPVNKLSVRGLLPDTDYYMTYDGSTTAPACYETVTWIIVNKPIYITKQQLHALRRLMQGDARHPKAPLGNNFRPPQPLHHRAVRTNIDFDLSKYPGKTCPSMHRDMHYKAKSWTQY; this is encoded by the exons ATGCACAGCCTCCTTGGAGCGGCTGTAGTGTCGGCATTACTGCAGATACTGCTTTCCTATACCG CCGTAAGCGGCGTCAGCTGGGAGGAATGGTGGACCTACGACGGCATTTCAG GTCCAGCATTCTGGGGGCTGATCAATCCAGAATGGTCGCTATGCAACAAAGGCCGGCGACAATCGCCGGTCAACTTGGAACCAGATAAGCTGCTGTTCGACCCCAACCTACGATTTTTACACATAGATAAACATAGG ataaACGGTTTAATAAGCAACACGGGTCACTCGGTGATCTTCACCGTGGAGAACGAGACACGTCATCACATCAACATCACCGGCGGTCCTCTCTCCTACAAGTACCAGTTCCATGAGATTCACATACACTACGGCCTGCACGACCAGTTCGGATCCGAACATGCCATCAATGGATACTCCTTCCCAGCtgag ATTCAAATATTCGGTTTTAATTCTCAGCTGTATTCAAACTTCTCCGAAGCCCTACACAAAGCTCAAGGAATTGTTTCAATATCGCTATTGTTACag CTCGGTGACTTATCAAACCCAGAACTAAGAGTATTGACGGAAGAattagaaaacataaaatacggaG GTGCAGAAATGCCGGTTAATAAGTTGTCGGTGCGAGGGTTGCTCCCGGACACAGATTACTACATGACGTATGACGGGTCGACCACAGCCCCGGCGTGCTATGAAACTGTAACGTGGATTATCGTCAACAAACCTATTTACATCACTAAACAACAG TTGCACGCCTTAAGGCGACTGATGCAAGGCGACGCGCGGCACCCGAAAGCTCCCCTCGGCAACAACTTCAGGCCGCCTCAGCCGCTCCACCACCGAGCCGTGAGGACCAACATCGACTTCGATCTCAGCAAG tatccCGGGAAGACCTGTCCTAGTATGCATCGGGATATGCATTACAAAG CCAAAAGCTGGACACAATATTGA